Proteins encoded in a region of the Halostella limicola genome:
- a CDS encoding universal stress protein, with product MYDDVLMPTDGSEGTVTALEHAREIAGNHDATLHVVHVVDRRVYLAAGKDEQDEVLDGLQSDGEDAIDTVVDRLGGDGLDVVTELREGVPHRELLDYAEEHDIDLIAIGTHGRSSRDQIVNMGSVTEKVVDNSERPVLVVHIEES from the coding sequence ATGTACGACGACGTACTGATGCCGACGGACGGGAGCGAGGGGACGGTGACGGCGCTCGAGCACGCCCGCGAGATCGCGGGCAACCACGACGCGACCCTCCACGTGGTCCACGTCGTCGACCGGCGGGTGTACCTCGCGGCGGGCAAGGACGAGCAGGACGAGGTGCTCGACGGTCTCCAGTCGGACGGCGAGGACGCCATCGACACCGTGGTCGACCGGCTCGGCGGTGACGGGCTCGACGTGGTGACGGAACTCCGGGAGGGCGTCCCGCACCGCGAACTGCTCGACTACGCCGAGGAACACGACATCGACCTGATCGCGATCGGCACCCACGGCCGTTCGAGTCGCGACCAGATCGTCAACATGGGCAGCGTCACCGAGAAGGTCGTCGACAACTCCGAGCGCCCCGTTCTGGTCGTCCACATCGAGGAGAGCTAG
- a CDS encoding NAD(P)/FAD-dependent oxidoreductase translates to MQSIAIVGAGVAGLGAAYALRDRDATVTLFERADRVGGRSATRRTDGYTYDTGANYLKDGDDRVTDLVTGPLSSGLVEVEGPVWTFDADGAVSPGRDEDERKWTYEGGIATLATRLRDAADAAVETGTPVERLRRASDEWVVETAMRGAPGVSDDGSAAFDDVVLTPPAPETAALLADAEWDHPDRERIREAAAAVPYRSILSVALHYPAPVERPYYALVNTDREHAVGWLAREECKPGHVPDGESLLIAQMAPDWSADRFGDDDDAIAADAARHAAALLDEDRLRSPDWTDVARWRRALPDAGVAADAVAAARDHDLYLAGDWVAGEARLHAALSSGLKTGERVVD, encoded by the coding sequence ATGCAGTCGATCGCCATCGTCGGGGCCGGCGTCGCCGGACTGGGTGCCGCCTACGCTCTTCGGGACCGGGACGCGACCGTCACGCTGTTCGAGCGCGCGGACCGAGTGGGCGGGCGCTCGGCCACGCGCCGGACCGACGGGTACACGTACGACACCGGCGCGAACTACCTGAAGGACGGCGACGACCGCGTGACCGATCTGGTCACCGGCCCGCTCTCGTCGGGACTCGTCGAGGTCGAGGGCCCGGTCTGGACGTTCGACGCGGACGGCGCGGTGTCGCCCGGCCGCGACGAGGACGAGCGCAAGTGGACCTACGAGGGCGGTATCGCGACGCTCGCGACTCGTCTCCGGGACGCCGCCGACGCCGCCGTCGAGACGGGGACGCCGGTGGAACGGCTCCGGCGGGCCAGCGACGAGTGGGTCGTCGAGACGGCGATGCGCGGCGCTCCCGGGGTGAGCGACGACGGTTCAGCGGCGTTCGACGACGTCGTGCTGACGCCGCCAGCGCCCGAAACGGCCGCCCTGCTCGCCGACGCCGAGTGGGACCATCCCGACCGCGAGCGGATCCGCGAGGCCGCCGCGGCGGTGCCGTACCGCTCCATCCTCTCGGTCGCGCTCCATTACCCCGCCCCGGTCGAGCGCCCGTACTACGCGCTGGTAAACACCGATCGCGAGCACGCGGTCGGGTGGCTCGCCCGCGAGGAGTGCAAGCCCGGACACGTCCCCGACGGCGAGTCCCTCCTGATCGCCCAGATGGCGCCCGACTGGTCCGCCGACCGGTTCGGCGATGACGACGACGCGATCGCCGCCGACGCGGCGCGGCACGCGGCCGCGCTCCTCGACGAGGACCGGCTACGGTCCCCGGACTGGACGGACGTCGCGCGGTGGCGGCGCGCGCTCCCGGACGCGGGCGTCGCCGCGGACGCCGTCGCGGCCGCGCGGGACCACGACCTCTACCTCGCGGGCGACTGGGTCGCGGGCGAGGCCCGCCTGCACGCGGCGCTGTCGAGCGGGCTGAAAACGGGAGAACGCGTCGTCGATTAA
- a CDS encoding carboxypeptidase regulatory-like domain-containing protein — protein MNRTVAVVALLVASAVGAATPVAGAAGPAAPASTADATADLVTLEIAVTDDEGDPVGNARVNVTYDAGENRTTTFSNGRALVDVPRNASPTVRVTHDDYVRNFPVRVGEMTESETVDVTVYPRATAVVDVSDDTGAVEGTRVSLKKEGDARTVDRGRTNAEGTYESVAVEAGEYTATVEREGYLERTIEFEADGTTVKSVTIESARANVDFVVQDAFFDDPRPVGDARISVRNDGEEVAAARTDGRNGEAATRLGVNTEYTVVVDHPDYESIERELSIDEQDAVAVTYNVTRTPTLSVDAGQERVVVGETVRVEVTDEYNQTVEGATVLRDGEEVGQTDANGVLNVPITEAGEFEITAETDDLASDPVAVRGVEEGGDETPATTAATNDTESDESDGGGLPGFTAGAAVVALAGALVALRRRG, from the coding sequence ATGAATAGAACTGTAGCCGTCGTCGCGCTGCTCGTCGCGAGCGCCGTCGGCGCCGCGACCCCGGTCGCCGGCGCCGCGGGACCGGCGGCCCCCGCGTCGACCGCCGACGCGACGGCCGACCTCGTGACGCTGGAGATAGCGGTCACGGACGACGAGGGCGACCCCGTCGGGAACGCGCGAGTGAACGTCACCTACGACGCGGGCGAGAACCGGACCACGACCTTCTCGAACGGTCGCGCTCTGGTGGACGTGCCGCGGAACGCGTCCCCCACCGTGCGCGTGACCCACGACGACTACGTTCGGAACTTCCCCGTCCGAGTCGGCGAGATGACCGAGAGCGAGACGGTCGACGTGACCGTGTACCCCCGGGCGACCGCCGTCGTCGACGTGAGCGACGACACCGGCGCGGTCGAGGGCACGCGGGTCTCGCTGAAGAAAGAGGGCGACGCCCGCACCGTGGACCGCGGCCGGACGAACGCCGAGGGGACCTACGAGAGCGTCGCCGTCGAGGCCGGCGAGTACACCGCGACGGTCGAGCGCGAGGGGTACCTGGAGCGGACGATCGAGTTCGAGGCGGACGGTACGACCGTCAAGTCGGTCACGATCGAGAGCGCCCGGGCGAACGTCGACTTCGTCGTGCAGGACGCGTTCTTCGACGACCCGCGGCCGGTCGGCGACGCCCGGATCTCGGTGCGCAACGACGGCGAAGAGGTCGCGGCGGCCCGGACCGACGGGCGGAACGGCGAGGCGGCGACCCGCCTCGGCGTCAACACGGAGTACACCGTCGTCGTCGACCACCCCGATTACGAGAGCATCGAGCGCGAACTCTCTATCGACGAGCAGGACGCGGTCGCGGTCACGTACAACGTGACGCGGACGCCGACGCTCTCGGTCGACGCGGGTCAGGAGCGCGTCGTCGTCGGCGAGACGGTTCGCGTCGAGGTGACCGACGAGTACAACCAGACCGTCGAGGGCGCGACCGTCCTGCGCGACGGCGAGGAGGTCGGGCAGACCGACGCCAACGGCGTGCTGAACGTCCCCATCACCGAGGCCGGCGAGTTCGAGATCACCGCGGAGACGGACGACCTCGCCTCCGACCCGGTGGCCGTCCGCGGCGTGGAGGAGGGCGGCGACGAGACGCCGGCGACGACCGCGGCGACGAACGACACCGAGTCTGACGAGAGCGACGGCGGCGGCCTCCCCGGGTTCACCGCCGGCGCGGCCGTGGTCGCGCTGGCCGGGGCGCTCGTCGCGCTCCGCCGCCGAGGTTAA